The genomic stretch TATTTCTGGGTCACCTAAATCCAATCTAACTCCAAAAACTGGCCAAGTTGACTCAATAGGAAAATACGACAATCAaattttggaaaagattaccATTTCAACCTAGTTCAATGTGCAGATACAAGTAAATACAAAAATCAACACCGTAAGATtactaaatcaaaaaatattaaataataaaaaattagaCCCCATATGTCGCCATTAACATTTCGAATGAACCTCTACAAGCACTTATTAGATTCATTCATGAGAAAACAACTACCAAGATCTAAAAGACACACCCGAAATTGAGTTCCAACGATTTCCATTAATGAGGTAAAGAATAGGCgagttcaaaaatataaaaatagaaatacaattaaaaaataaaaataaagaaaacatactTTCAATGCACCACTGAGTGATGTTGAGCTTCGAAAACTTGTTTGCAAGTATCTAATACAGGGACGATCAGCTATAGAGGTCGAGATGTCGAAGAACAGAAGCCAAACAGCAGTGGCAGAATCAACGAAGCACATCCACGGTTCCAAAACAGCTTTATAAACCCAGAAAGAGAAGGAATCGAGCTTTGAAATCaattcttcttcaaatcttcattgaAAATTCAAgttttttctttccatttttagcttcggattttcagatctggagtCTCACTTTTGGATTTTAGAACTCATTTTTTAGCTCTCTAAGTTCCAGCTTTtgagaatttttgaaagaaacagaATTTTTCGTTTTGTACCtgtgtgttttttttttgaaaaatcaagatgaagaaagaagaagagaggTCCCTTTAGAGCTGCGCAGCTTTTGTGTGTGTGTCCCTtttttcttttagattttttaagccttactttataggtagagtctaggtttaggtgtatttttgtgtattttgtccATTAGTCCCTAagtcttttttatttgtttttgctCCAAAGAAGAGTTTAGAAGGGTCCCTaagcttaatggactaatccaaATTGGGCCAAGAACTGGGCTCTAAAACTCTTTAAATTGTGATCCAATACCTTAATTGACTcctttttaaaataagataaaaatactacacaatccaaagctaatcctaattaattaaactaaacatgaaactatttttgtgtttttgaaattatataaagataaaataaggTACTTTTtttgtatattattattattattactttatgaaaggtacataaaataaaaatattttttttgtaatttttattttcttgtaataaaataaagtaaaagagtaaaaatgagttgaaatagctatattaggcctaaattaaatatttacgtgctaaaatataaaaaaaattggggagggtcaaaaatcacatgtctacagtacttagagccggacttgtgaccttccttgagagagatgagcttacttttccacaatccttgttttgagtgttacaatctaaagtaagatttgcttatggagagtagaggagaaagagtttgggttccacaatgacctacgtaGTAGAGCGAGCTTCGTTGAtgagttaagtcaactcttgatgctcttgtgttgcACTAGAACGATGGTTCTAAAAAGGTTGTGTATTGTTGATAATGTATTTGTGTTGaaggtaattgttagtcccaaatGATGCTTGATGAAGTCACCTTAGGacaactgaaattttcctttttttttttcttgtagaggtaggaattactttgtttgcttgaggacaagcaaaagcttaagtttgggggagttgataaatatggattttagcctatcttatgctatattttgcttagattttggattaaaaaatgtgtaaaagtattcccAAAAACTGACTTAATGTGATTGCCTGCAGGGTTTGTTCAAAATGAGGCAAAGAAGCCATCATCAACTCATGAAGGAGTTAAACTTGCACAAGTCCAAAGCTGGGATTGGAGCGCTGACCGCGATGAAAATAGTGGCCGCCTAAGGTCCACCATTGAGGCGGCCACAAATACGCGGCCCGCGAATATGAGATTTAGAGAAGTTATTTTGAGTATAAGTTCTACCCGTGATCGCGATGAAGAAGCGTGGCCACGGTGGTATTTTCGCTGAGAGTGGTGATTGAAGTTCAGAGACCCTGCAAGTCAAGCTTAAAAGAAGAACGCGGTCCGCGTCCAAATTATGCGGCCGTTGTTCAAGCTAACGCGGAGGCGGTGGCTTTTACGCTGTCCGCGAGACCAAGTCAAAACCAAGCCCAGAATTGAAGAAACACGGACCGTGCTTGTTATTGCGCGGCCGCGAGAGCTCAAGCACGGACGCGGTGGGATGACGCCTCCACAAAACTtctgcaggggcatttttgtccataaattttagtctagtataaatagatttttTTCAGATTTTTGGGTTAAGTTTTGTTTAGGAGAGCATGTGAACGACTGGTTTTTACCTTTTGAGTAATTTTAAAGTAGAGTAACCTTCAAATTTTAGATTTTCATCTTGTAGTTAAAtcttatggcttatatttcatctttatttttgatttatgctgttattatgagtagttaaacctatagctagggttgtgaccaaaccctagtgtgggtattaatgagtcttgaattttagggcttaattgtttatgggttagtgatatttagcctgattcatgctttaattgtagaattggtggttgcaaacactgattcgtgCCTTTATGATTTAGACTCTTCTTAAGAAAGAGGGACTAATCTCGGAAAAtgaggctaacaaggaattaaggtgcattcaagagattgatagccccaattaaagggttaaacttagagatagtaataccctaCTTGAGCCAATATCATTTGTTATGCATGaacacccatttggacttgagaaagacaAAAGTCACTCAAACaactgagaggtatagagtgagcacTTATGTGTGAtggttatatcacgaccccaatCATAACAAGTTTGTCCTGAATTCTCAATACCCGTTAGATacccacctaggtgaaagtcactaccttAGTCCCTTTTAATCCTTgaaaacaaccaacaaaaatattgtaCGTAGCTTTAACTATTGCATGCTATAGAAGTAGAATTAGAAGTAGATAACAAAACCAAttatttgtggaagtgcaattaagGGTAAAACCCGCATCTTTACTCGGATATAAACCTAACTCCAAACTaattaactccctgtggattcgatcccgacctttattgggtaaaactgcatcgaccatcctTGCTACTCTATAGTAGTGCAGGTTTGGAACCGATCAAGTACGGCCTCCACAAACGAACTCGGCCAAAGCAAATTGCATCATAGTCGACGCGATAGCTTGGTGAAATAACGGCACTGGAGCCTTCTTCTTGGAAATGCGCCGACCTAGCACCAAAAGGAGGTCGCATCAACGGGCAATGGTAAACTACAGAAGCCAACTCCTTAGGTACTAAAGGATGAGCAGTAAAAATAACACTTACTAGATGGGACATTAGTTCTGAAACGCTTGTGGAAAGTCGTCCAATCACGAATCCCCACCATGTGAGGAAACACGCGAGCCACTCAATCTTTAATGTCGAAGACAGGAGAGGGTGCATGCCTTTCAGCTGAAAAACAAACCACAAGTGAGCTAAAAACGAAAGGACAACAGGAGGGTACACTTCTGCCTTCTTCTttcacatatatttatatatatatatatatatatatatatatatatatatatatatatatatatatatatatatatatagctaatGTTATATCGAaattcgaatatagcttatatactatacacttagtagtTAGTATATTGCCGTATCTTATTCTCtctctctcatatatatatatatatatatatatatatatatatattaccaaTCTTCCCATTTATCCAATATTCTTTAACTAGCGTACCTTCTCATGACTATACTTTTGCTTACTCGTCCAAGTATTACGACATATGTTCTGCCGTGTAAGCCTTATGATTGCTCGATCTTGGCGGTGGCCGAGATACTCGTCGCTATTACGCCTCATGGGTATGACTACGGCTTGATCGACCCCTTACCATTCCTTTTAATGATAAcccatttgtggtcagattttgacccatacaactAGGGGTATcaatggtttggtttggttcggctggttattttataaattttgtacCATATCAATTTTTCTGTTATTCTAGTATGCATAACCAAAATCAGACTTTTCGTAACCATCCCAATCATATCAGTTTCTCTTTGGTATCGGTGcagttcggttaattttcggtatttttttaaaatgtcatgtaaaagtcactagtaaaaatagaatgcaataacatacatACTTTTATAGGagttagcaaaactctctagatatttttaaattttagaaGGGTggtgaattaagaaaatatgaaagatgaCCAGAGTATAGATACATCAAATACACTACAACAACGTAAAAGAAACTAAACAAAttaatataaagaaaatataaatcacacgaatGAAAAGATATTAATCAAGCTGGGACtgagactcaagaataaagtctatagaagattaaatattaaaagataaatctaaatcataCGAAAGAAAACATAATCAATACAtggtagtttgctactcataatcgctacaataccttgtgtcttgctagtgaatatgctggaaataatttaatttcaatgggagtagcataataggtttggaAATTATGATTTTGAGTTTATTACTTTTTGGTTTGTAATTATTTCATAATTCCAAGACCCAAGAAAAtttaatgttttattatttttaaacttaatctataaatatatttttcacatgtaaatttatttggtacggttcggtatttttatggtttattttcataaaataaaaaatctatcCTAATTATCAGtacggttatagatttatataaaaacctacgattTTATTAAAAGAACCTTAAAAATCAGCTCGATATGGTacggttcggtcggtttagtcggtttttAAATATTCATTGACACCTCTACCTACCGCTACAACATTTAAGTTACCTCCTAAATAGAAAACTATCTAATCGGGTTTTAAACATGATTTATAGCTATGAATTACGTGACACTTGAATATTCTATTTTACGGAAAAAAGAAGGTACGTAGACAACTCTTCAAAAACGGAGTGAAATTTTAACCTCATCTTTCTTTGGTTGGTCTATCTTCTTTTAGAAGCAAAGAGTTGCTTGCTTGAAAGCCTTGACGAACAAACGTGAAAATTAAAGAACCTATCTacttaatttaaataaaataaaaatataatgcaAATATACAAGTGAAAAAATCGCAATCCTCTTTAACCCTCCTACTGACTGAGAAAGAATTGCTACAAATTACAATATCCAATGCAGGTAATTCCACATCTAGAGAAATACCTCGAACTAATTTAACACAAAAATAAGAATCAGAAAAAATAAAAGGCTACTTTTTCCCAttattaaagaaataaaaaagaaaaccaTAGTGTGAGCCACTCTTTTCAAGACTTGATCATCAGCTAGCTTTTCTCATGTGGATACAGGATATATGCTCGGAGGCAGGTGAAGCATACCGGTTTCAACTGAAGGCAATATTTTTATTGCGAAgcataaatttataaaaattaccATAGTAGATTCAGTACTATAAACTTTAAATATTGAACTCATAGAATTAAAATTTTAAACCGACCTTTGTATATGCTCATGCATATTAGTAGTACTTTGTTGATCAGACGCCTCTTCTTCTCTTGATTCCACCTCCTCCTCCGGCACAGGGGAAACAGTGCCAGACCCACCGCTCTCCGCCACCACCGGCGGTGAACCAGTCACCTGGGGACATGGCGGGTCAACCCGTCCATCAATACAAGACCCGCACTTGGTCTCAACCCATCCTTCAATGTCATAGTAACCACGACCCATTATCCCACGACCCGAACATATCTTACCTATCATCACAGCAATTGCTCCTAGAAAAGCTATCGCTACTAATACACCGATCACTGGTCCAACCAACCCGTGATCTCGATGATCCGAATAAGGTTTCGGGTTCAAAACCATTGGTGGTGGTTGCTGTAGAGGATCCATAACTTGTGTGGAGGACATTTTGTAGTATAAAGAAGGATAGCAAaatcaagaaaatgaaaatttctTGAGGTTTTTTCTGATGATATTCTATTTCTTTTCAGGGCTGAAATAATGACAACTTGATTATTCTTCCATAGAATTTAATATTTAGAGGAAGTGTGTCTTTCTAATTAAATGGAAAGAAAATACCACTACTTCACCTTTC from Nicotiana sylvestris chromosome 12, ASM39365v2, whole genome shotgun sequence encodes the following:
- the LOC104244899 gene encoding uncharacterized protein codes for the protein MSSTQVMDPLQQPPPMVLNPKPYSDHRDHGLVGPVIGVLVAIAFLGAIAVMIGKICSGRGIMGRGYYDIEGWVETKCGSCIDGRVDPPCPQVTGSPPVVAESGGSGTVSPVPEEEVESREEEASDQQSTTNMHEHIQS